The following nucleotide sequence is from Pirellulales bacterium.
CGACATCGCCCGCCGAAAGGCTGGCGTCCGGCGCATAGCCCTGTTCGCGGGCGGTTTGATAGACCAGCGCGGCCGCTTCCTTGAAGAAGCCGGTGGTGGTGGCGATTTTGACATCGCGGCGGCGCAACTCGGCGACCGTTTCGAGAACGCCCGGCACAAGCCGGCTCACTGCCACCACACTGGCGAGCTGTTTGGGAATGAAGGCGGCATACAGTTGATCTACGTCGGCCTCGGTCCAATCCCGGCCATGTTTTTGGCGCCAAGCGGCGGCGATTTCCTGTTGTTGCAACAGGGCGACAATGTGGTCTCGCTTGTGCAGCCCCATTGGCGCTCGGGCCTGGGGAGAGGTAATCGCAACCCCCGCCTCTTGGAAGGCGTCGATAAAGGGGGCGACCGGCGCGAAGCAGCCATGATCGACGGTGGTGCCGGCCCAATCGAAGACGACGAGGCGAATGCGTGCGGAGGTTGTCGTATGCGGCACGATGGTTTCCTGCGGGTAGTTGCCAGCGAAAGTGAGCAGCGCTGGCCGGGACTCGGCCGCTGCACTCAATGCCTCCTCCCCTGACCGGCATTTGAAGGACAATTTAGCAGCGACGTCAGGGAGGCGAAAGGAGCCAGTTGGCGCGCCGACTGGCCGAGTATAATCGGCAGCTCGCAACAACATCATGCACCAGCCCAGAGCGCAATCGAGACATCCATGGCGAAGTTGGGAGTGAACATCGATCACGTGGCCACTGTGCGGCAGGCGCGAAAGACCAACGAGCCCGATCCTGTGTGGGCGGCGGCGCTTGCTGAGTTGGGAGGCGCCGACGGCATTACGGTGCATCTACGGGAGGATCGCCGGCACATTCAGGATCGCGATGTGCGCGTTCTGCGCGAGACGGTTGCCGTCAAGCTGAACCTGGAGTTGACGTTGGCCGACGACGTGTTGGCTTTGGCGTGCCAGTTGCGGCCCGATCAAGCAACAATCGTTCCGGAGCGTCGTGAAGAAGTCACGACCGAAGGAGGGCTGGACGCGGCGGGACAGCGAAAGCGTTTGTCAGAGGCGATGCGCCGACTCCAAGATGCCGGCATCTTGGTGAGCTTGTTCCTCGATCCCGAGACAGCGCAGATTGACGCCGCCCAACAACTTGGCGCCACGGCAGTGGAATTGCACACCGGGAAATACGCGTTGGCCCGGCATGCCGACGAACTGGAGCGGGAATTGGAGGCGTTGCGATCGGCGGCGCAACAGATAGTGGCGGCGGGCATGACGCTGCACGCCGGCCACGGATTGACCTACCGCAATGTGCGGCCTGTCGCCACGATTCCGCAGATGGATGAGCTAAACATCGGCCACAGCATCGTGGCTCGCGCGCTCATGGTTGGTTTTCAGTCAGCCGTGCGGGAAATGAAGGAATTGATTTAATAGCCGGCCTTCCGTGGAATCTGATTGCGGCGAGCGGTGGTGGCAATTAGTCTCGAATCTCATCCCAATTGGGGGAGCAAGGAGCATTCCGCCGAGCTGAGGCGGCGGAGATCGCGACCTTTGGCGGAGTCGTCTGCCTCGCGCCCCTCTCACCGTTCAAAGCGCAATTGATCGATGTCACAGCCCATTCGGCTATTCTCCCTGTCACATCCGCGCCGTCGCGCGCT
It contains:
- a CDS encoding phosphonoacetaldehyde hydrolase, yielding MLLRAADYTRPVGAPTGSFRLPDVAAKLSFKCRSGEEALSAAAESRPALLTFAGNYPQETIVPHTTTSARIRLVVFDWAGTTVDHGCFAPVAPFIDAFQEAGVAITSPQARAPMGLHKRDHIVALLQQQEIAAAWRQKHGRDWTEADVDQLYAAFIPKQLASVVAVSRLVPGVLETVAELRRRDVKIATTTGFFKEAAALVYQTAREQGYAPDASLSAGDVERGRPAPWMIFRLMEQLDVFPPAAVIKIGDTEPDIGEGRNAGVWSVGVVATGSEVGLTAEELAALTTSERHTRLAAARQKLLAAGAHYVVDSVADLPRLLVEIEERLQSGDRP
- a CDS encoding pyridoxine 5'-phosphate synthase, with the protein product MAKLGVNIDHVATVRQARKTNEPDPVWAAALAELGGADGITVHLREDRRHIQDRDVRVLRETVAVKLNLELTLADDVLALACQLRPDQATIVPERREEVTTEGGLDAAGQRKRLSEAMRRLQDAGILVSLFLDPETAQIDAAQQLGATAVELHTGKYALARHADELERELEALRSAAQQIVAAGMTLHAGHGLTYRNVRPVATIPQMDELNIGHSIVARALMVGFQSAVREMKELI